From the Labrus mixtus chromosome 10, fLabMix1.1, whole genome shotgun sequence genome, the window aaaaacaaacctgcatttaaaaaagggagATGTAGCCTAATGATGCAGGAAAATGTATAgtcttcaaaataaatcaagacaaGATCCTAACATGATTTCTTATTTAAAATGACTCATTgacgaggagggggagaggggggaggaggaggagggtgaaggTGAGAGGGGTGAGAGGGGTGAGGTAATTATTTCCACAGAAAACGTGAGAAATTTTAATTAATCCGGATGAACTGAGAGAAACGATCCATAAAACACCCAATAAAAGaatacaatgtttaaaaaaaaaagtgttgttatATCGTCatgaagagggaaaaaatacatcagttagtgtcaaatatttatttatatatatatatatatatatatatatatatattaggcAATAGATTATTTATATTAGCCAAACGTTTATTTGAACTAAATAAAAGCTTCAGGGTGGAAACACTAAACTGAGCATCTCTCCTTCCTCTACGCAAACACAATTCATGTTTTTCAAATGCTGCAAAATCAAACAATCGATATTCACTCACTAGTCACTCTGTCAATGAGTCAGGCTGTAGTACAGATATTAAACACACCGCCAATTCTACCTCCATTACCTCACTCAGCATGACTAATAATTATTCAAacgttttgagggatttctgtGAGTTGCTATCTGGACATTTTAATTTAGGACAAAAGTCTCCGTTATAAGAAACAAATAGGTtgtaaaaacaggtttttttaaaaaaggataaGAAAATGAAGGCATTGCcagaagaaaagtaaagaaatacaAAGTGAAGTTGAATCATTTCTGGTGTAAATTatctattaataataataaatctcaTTATTGTGATGCCATGTCTGATTCTTTtggtacaaacacactcaaagacaTGATGTTAAATTTACATCTGTAAAAAATAggccataaaaaaacaaactcattaaaTAGAAAGTTtccaaagtgcaaaaaaaaaaaatctgaacgcACAATCGCAGATAATTCTTTAAGACTATAAAGCCAAAAACCACCGTTCCCCCCCAACCCTCAcccctctgcctccctccctccttccttcccgCGGCTCACCTTGGAAGCGGTGTCCCAGGTATCGTCCACGCAGCACCCACGGGTAAAAGCTGAGCGCCTCTCGGTGCTGCGGGCTGAAGAAGCTCTGCGGGGGGATCTGCAGCGGGTGCAACGGCAGCCCTCCGGGGCTCTGCCCGTGCGCTCCGGGCTCCTGGAGCACCATGTCCGGCCCGGCGGAGTACAGAGTCCTGCCGCTGCCCCCCTGGAAGCATGAGCCGAACACCCCGGCGGCTGCAGCGGCCGCAGGGTGCAGGGACTCCGGGAAGCGGAGCGCCGTGGGCCGGATGGGCTCGTCTCCGGAGCCACCGCTGTGGCCGAGCGCCTCCTTCCCAACCAGAGACTCGATGGTGAAGCATTTCTTGTTATTGCTGTGCTGGAACATTGTAAACACCTGAAGCTTTGAGGGGGAGGATGGATGAAAGTGAGAGCAAATCGGCGTCCTGTTAGTCCACTTTCCTCGGGCTCGGGGGGGCTCAGACTCCGGGCAGTCCCCAGAGATCCATAAGTCTCCAAAGAGTGTGTAAAAGCCGCACGCAGGTCCGGATCTGTGCACCTGAAGGTGGCTGAAGTTTCCCTCCTCTCACCTGAGTGCGGGGCGGTGTCTCTCCTGCCCGTGCAGGATCAATAAAACTCCCGTCACAGTGTCCTGTCAGTGGCAGTGTGGATCCTCGTAGCAGCGGCCGGGTTTGGAGCACTCTGCGGCGGGGTGCCAAGCTCTGATCAGTCGGTGTGTCCTTGCTCCTCCTGCCGCCGCATGCTGCTTGAAAAGCGGAGCTAGATAGTCTGTCAGAAAGCGGGCTGTGGAGGGTGATACCTGCCCTGCCCTCCCCGACAGAGGTGCGCTGAGCATGCGCAGAGGCGACCTTTCAGACAGCCATTTTGTTGATTggtaggaggaagaggaggaaggatcTGAGTGATGATGACTGACAGTGATGAGGAGGTGAGTATGAAGTGTATGATTCAGAGAATGATGGTAATATAAGTCTAATGAGGTCTTGACAAAGACGACGTCACTAACGAGGGTTTAATCATTGGCCTAATGAGATGAGCtggtaaaacatttaatttaatcttgTTAGCAACTACACAATCATTCTTTCAAGGTTTGtaatattcttttaaaaatgacGCTGCATTAATAGAGATCACAATTATGAAAGGCCTAATAAATACTTAGtaattttaaatacttttttttttattaaatgttagaAGTAGGCGTTCATTAAGAGCTTAGCTTTCTTATGAATGGAGAAGTTTGGTTCAAAACATGGCTGCACAAAGTTGCAAAATGCCCAGAGTCAGGTGTGAACTTTGTGACTTCTGTTGTAAAATTAGGAAGACGAGAGACACACCGTGCCAATTTAGTTCAAATGATTAGTTTGATTTAATACTGAAAAGTGAATACATGCTGCATCGTGTTTCCATCGCTGTTGACATTTTcagcataaaaacacacactgttaaaTCACAAGCCTTCATCCCACCTGCATCGTGACAATACAATGTttattcaggtaaaaaaaaaaaaagtttgaattcagTAATATGGAATTCAACTCTAACCTTCAGCGTAAAAGTTGTGGTACTCGTATCCTCTTACCGTCATGAGAAAAAGGTGtaccatgttttttctttacggTGTTACCCTGGCAACCAAAGCTGCCAAGTTTCTTACACAATGCAGGTTTTTTACAGTGCCAGTGGGAGTGTCAGGGTCAGGTGTGCCAACCCCCTCCATCATCACATGTGCTATAGCCCCTCAGGCCTGTTTCTTCCATTTTCCATCTCTACGTCTATTCCTCATGTATTTAACTTGTTTGTAGAAAGATTGAAATACCGGACGTGGATGCATTAATGAAGTGAGTTAAAGAAACCTAATTTAGAAGTTATgaatttatttctttaagttATTAAATAAGTTCTGAAATCTTGGGGAGCTGGTGGGGCgctggttcgaatcccacctgtggctccttttcccgcatgtcattccctactctccctctctccctgatttccggatctatccactgtcctatctctccattgagggcacaaaaagcccaaaaataaatataaaaaaaaactaaaaaaaagttctgaaatatttccttttgtttttgtacataaaTAAAATCACCCACATCTGGATCTTGCGTTGTGCACGTAACATCTGTGCAACCACAACAGCCACATCTATTCACTTTATCACATGCAATAAAATGAACCCACACAAAGTGATTTAGAGCCTAAACAGAGCAATGAAATCAAGATGTGTGCCATATATTGATTTAACATGATGCCAGTAAAGGTTTCACTGacaagtttaaacattttcGGACTTTAAGAATTTAAACCTGTCTTTGATCTGTTCAAAtaatctttgtgtttatttgattgGAAGAGGGAAAGTCAACATTATTAATCATGATCAATAAAAGGGTTGCTCCAAGACTttttcagacctttttttttttttgatcagaACATTaccattttttgcatttttgcactCAACCACTTTGTCTCCCACTGTCCCAAGTTTATAAAGCAGTCATGCATATCTGGCATGTCGCCTCATTATCATTTCCTATATTTTAATCTCAGAGTCAAATTTCCTTGAAATGCATTTTctcatcttcttctcctcgtCTCTTCTGTTCGGGGTTTGTTCATGTATAAGTAAGATGCTGTCGTAAATGCcatgaattttcatgaaaacacacaatctataaatgaaaaaaaagaatactttttaacacataaaatgaccttaaatTTCAAAATGgaattcaaaaatgttaaaagggATAATACAAAAGACACAAGTACAAGCAAAAGCAGACGAacacagaaaaaatatttcacaatcTGATTTGGCATCAATGAAAATTTGGTTTAATTAATGGTGATTAAATCCTTCAGATTATCAAGGtggatttgttttgttcagtctgAGAGCTAACGAGAGCTGAAACGTCTCACTGtgataaaaacactgaacaacagaaacagaggGAGTTTCCTTTGACCTGTGACCTCTTAGGGTCAAATCTCTTGTTCTGTGTCAATTGACCTGTCGTTCAgagtgacatacacacacactctctctctctctctcttacacacacacccacacaaacacacatacacacacacacacacacacacacacacacacacacacacacacactttctgacAGTCAGGTTGGTCAGTGTCAGACATCTAAAGGTGTAAACAGACCTCAGGTTAAGAGGAACAGCTAACTCAGCCGTATGCTAACAGACTCACATTAAAAGTTTTTGCTGAGGCGTTCAGGACCCTTACAAAAAGTACAGACATTTGCCACTGACTGTTGTAAAAAATTGAAGCATGAAGAACGGATATTTTCTGCATTATAATAACTGTaaatacagaaaacatgttGGAGAAAAAATTATTTGACTTGTATGTTGACCCAAATCCCGTCTGTTAACATGGGGCTGGATCTTATGACATTTACAATACCTTACTATAGTATACTACATTTATGTTACACATGTTCAAGgttgagagataaaaaaaaataccacagAGCACAGATGACTTTTCTGAGGGGGTTTtagattaaatacattttcgaTTATTCAATAATTAATTCAAACTAAATCGTCCTCATTAAGCAGGTGCGTAGGAGAGAGTAGatcacaaattgcaggcaaactcctacACGGTGactaaattgtacaaatatgttggcaacattGTGTATTTGTGGAATTTAGACACTGTGAAGGTGTTGCAGCCTGCAACctttgatcattaaaaacaagacgtGACCCAATATCGGGTGCCTTGGACTTCTGTTTTAGCTGCTGTGGTGTGGAAACGGGTATCAATATCATTTGATTTGACTCTacaatcatatcaaagtttaccTTCTGGCATCATCACAACACAATTACAAAGAAGTAAAATCTTTatcttcttgtatttttttgacTCGTGTCACCTCTCAGTGTCTGATTTGCCCCGCCCACCTGGCCCGTTTTCCTGCGCAGCTTTTGGACCTGGAGGACAAACGGCAGCTCATTCAGGAGTCTCTGATTGTGGCCCCAGAGTCCCCACAAAGCCCCCCTGCCTCCTCCTTCAATGTGCTGCCCTGTGGAGGCCCGTGTGAACCGCAGAGCCCCTTTCTCCTCCCCATCCTGCCCCCCTGCTGCCCCCACCCCTCCACATGTTAATTAATAGTTCTTACGGGCAGATTTGGACGCGGCTCAGCTTTGATTGAAGGCGGCCATTAGCATCGATTAATTGTGCCTGTGGCGTTTCATGGCCGCTCTGAAAGGAGGAATTAGTCGGTGTGAGTGATGGTGAGTTAAAGTGTGATTGTTGTCCCGTGGCCCCGAGCCAGCTAACTGCTGCTAAGCCCTCTTAAAGTGACGGGGCGACTCCTCTCATTAGAGCCCAATAAGGGAACCATATTAACAGGAAATAACTGGAGATTTCTCTCGTCCACTTTAATCTCCGCTCTTTATGTCGCACATGAAAAGGAAACTTAGAAATGTAAAGGAAGGAAAAGTGGAGCGTTAGCATCGCTGCTAAAAAGAGACAGTGATGATACAGTCGTCCAGCCGGAGCATGTCACCTCAcagcttctctttttgttttcacaaaggTTCAGATTTAATTGGGCGATGGAGAGCAGCTGCAGGAAGTTCAAACACGGATGCAGTTTGGCGCACAATCTTGCTCGCGTTCAGCATTTTTAAGGCTTTCGGCACCACAAAGACTCGAGAAAAACACGAGagaggaattaaaaaaataaagttatcaGGCTGCAAACTACCAGAGGAAGTGAATACTTACATAAAATCACATCAAGTATCAAGTACCTCCATCAAAGTATTTACCACAGATAACAACCAAACTACACACTAGTCTGAAATCTCCCTTTTCACTCTTTAATTCATACATacggccctgacacaccaagcagacggcaagtGCATCGCCTCACGCCTtgtccaaaaagttgcacaagaaataactctccatggcagcaggtggcggtagtccgttgttatgataagagaagaccattttcacaccgctcatactataggtagcctactaatcgagaataatgtctgataaaaagttgaaaatggcgctggcattgtcagcccttggtctcttagtggaaaagaaaagaagagccgacaaataaggagaaaacgatgggtgaaagcatggattaCAGCATCATGCTAGAGGGGCTTTCCCAAACGTGTGTcaagagctggagataaatggaacctccgaacagccaatcagagaatcctctcaccgaccgccgatgccgattcaacatgtcgaatcggccaaaaaaaggcagatgggGTCCGGCAGGTAGCGTCAGAGCCGGACAcaggcgacgaccgctcactgGTGGTCCAACTAGAACCGACAAGCTTGTTGATGAGTCAGGGCCTTTAATCAGGTGAGCAGCTCAGTGTGTCAGTTCCTCTGGCAggctaagcctatagcagcaaaTAGCAGCTGGTCCAAGCCTGAGACAGCCCGAACAAATAGCTTaatcaaaagaaaagtttgtaAACCTACTCTTAAAGGTTAGTGAaggtgtctgcctcccggactcTGTCTGgatgattccaaaggagaggggcctgataaccgaaggctctacctcccatagtacatttagagactgtgggtaccacacacagaactgcATTCTGGGAGCGTAATGTTCTAGAGGGGTTATACGGCACTATTAGCTCTTTAAGATGATGGTGCCTGGCAAATAAAAGCTTTtgaagaagacatttaaattaCATTCTAGTTTTCAttgggagccagtgcagagaagtaAGAACTAATACGGGAGTAATGTGATCTCTTTTAATAGTTCTAGTCAGAACATGTGCTGCAGCATTTTTGACCAGCTGAAGAGTCTTAAGAGACTTACTAGGGCAGCCTTatgaaagaaaagtcaaatatagaatagaaatagaaatccCAGATTCATGGCGAGAGGACTAGTATAGAAAAGTAGATATATCAATGTCTTACATTGAAGCATTCATAGATAGAGTACCTTAGAACTATGACCTCCTGTATGAAGAGTGACATTTTTAGAGTCTGTTGGGACCCTAGGCAAAAAATTCCCAAAGCGCCCCTTTAACCAGCGTTCATTACCATTATGTTGTAAATAAACTTACACCAACAGTAAAATGGTTCCAAAGTTCACCGCAGAGACCAATTTAGTTTTAATTGTTCATCCTTTCTTTgacctctccttcttcttcctcctctctctgcttcaggTGTTTCCAGGTGGCTGTAAAGTGTCATGGGAACACTGTGACATGATAGCAGAGTCTGTGACCCATGgctaacacgcacacacacacacactcagcaggaGCTGACCTGATGCTTTCAGGTATTGTCTGAGCCTGtcaaacagctgctgacacactgATCTCTTTACATCcgctcacacacaaatacatacatacccataccctttcacacacacaccatacacacacacacaccatacacacatgcacgcgcaGACACACGCTCAGAGTAGCTTCTTCAGGGGTGTCAGCCCTCCTGGGTCTCAATAATAAGTCTCCCCCAtccccatttttcttttgtaacatcaaaacgagtaaggtctttaactgCTCTTTTCTTAAGTGTCTCgaaataacatttgttatgaattggcactaaaCAAattatgattgattgattgaataatgAGAGTctggagctgttttcacacatgcacaaacctCATGAAAATTCTTGAACATTTCAGGTTtagatgcatgtgtgaacacaaacagctgaaattTTTACCCAGACCTTTTTCCTTGCTATCCTCTTCTTAAATTTTCTGCATGTTGGGTTGAGCAGATTTGCCAATGAAGCAGGTAATATTTAGGAACATTTACTGCAAGTGAGCAAGTCAGCGGGCGGAGGTGATGattgtttatatcctgtgactgacATAACCATGAGCTTGGAATTCACACCTTTCCAATTGTAAAGTGCAAAACTATAGCAACTTTCACACActgcaactttttaaaaatataccAGTCACATGTGAATATGCAAATTTGTCCAAAGCTGTTCACCTCAACTTTATGCAGACtttctcctgcagctacatatatgcttgtcaaaatgttctatacctttatatttttcaataccatgtgtttgaaaagatatctcttttattttaatgattgattgtATTGAAAAAGTGCcaacgttttttttgttttttttgttttatttacagaaaatcaatacagaaattcagtcatatttttaaccaaaagcagTGATGAGTGAAAGTGAGAGGGCAACACCTAAATTGCAAAAATATGTTGCCAATGTTAAAATTTTGCCAACGTGTTTATGTGATTTgtccaacatatttgtgcatttagacagtgtgcatgaGTTTGCCTACAacttttgttaattaaaaacaagaaatcaccCAAAATTGGGCACTTCTATTTCCATGGTTTTGAAACAGGTATTTATACTGTTAGATTTTTAATAGAAGCATATCGAAGTTTAAAGCTCTGGTATTGTGATAATAACCCTGTTAGTAAAACAGTAAAACGTCTTTGAAGTAAGCATCAAGTGTGTGTTCTGATTTCATGATGTTGGTCCATGTTTGTTGGCATGTTGTGAAAATGAGGCGATCTGTCGTTTTGTTGTCATCAGGCTGTCTGAGAAACATCACAACATCCCTCAGTTACTAATAACcgaaaataaaatggaaaacacTACCTTATGAGCTGGGATGAGTGATATGAGCGATCCCTGCAGAAGGTAGCCTACAAGTGAAAACAAACCCAGAACTGTCTAAACTGTCCTCTACTGCTCTCTAGTGGACATACAGGTGTGTTACAGAAACTTGTAAGTTGCTCttcatgtagaaaaaaaagttctcttGATTGAATGGTTGAATTTATTGAGATCTCAGAAATAAATTAACATCTTTTTTGAATGGATATGTCAAGTGACATGGCTCAAACCATaatcacaaaacattaaaaacacatttaaacacacccTTTGACTTCCACACTAAGAAATCCATTTGCAAAAAATTATTTGTTGGTAAAATTGTGTTCCTGTCTCTTCATTAAGCAACATTTCAAGAATACTTCATACATACCACGGAGTATCAGCCGAGGAGTTGCGGGAAGTGGGAGGGTTCTCTCCATATCAGCTGCTGTGGCGGATTCCTAGGACAGTTCAAATTGTAAATACTTTTGTGATTGGTAGTTTGAAAAGAAGTTATACAGTATGACAAGGACAAAATAAACAGTagcaaaaaatgcaaaaataattcTCTGTATTGTATTATTGATACTATTATCAGTGTGTCCCtttttgaataaagaaagaggGGAGGCCTGTATTGCTTTTCAGGGCAGTCTTTGGCATCATAAagaataataaacagaaaaagtaaCTTACATTTGCAATTAGGATCAACCTTTCTGAATGCTCAGAGAAGTGAGCCATCAAAAGCTGGATCACACAGAACGACAGCTCAAGGTTTGGACCACATAAGAGGGCGGCCTGTACATCTGCATTGGTGGGTTTCTGCTTGAAGAACTCCACGATGGCTCTGCCGCACTCCACCATGGCAAGCTCGAGTGCACGCAGCACTTTGATGTCAGTAAGAAGTTCAAAATGAGCATAAAGGCCTTTCTGGGTGAAAAGGTACGGCCATTTCTCTCTTAGATCTGTGAGGGTTGGTGCTGGTAATGCATTCATTTGGCTGTGCTGCAGGCAGAAGGTGGTTTCCATGAGTTACTTTACTTTACTCTCCTCCAACCGCTGACGTTTCTGCTCTACTGTTTGCTCTGTCTCTTCTGGTGG encodes:
- the emx3 gene encoding empty spiracles homeobox 3; the encoded protein is MFQHSNNKKCFTIESLVGKEALGHSGGSGDEPIRPTALRFPESLHPAAAAAAGVFGSCFQGGSGRTLYSAGPDMVLQEPGAHGQSPGGLPLHPLQIPPQSFFSPQHREALSFYPWVLRGRYLGHRFQGDDGSPENLLLHGPFSRKPKRIRTAFSPSQLLRLERAFEKNHYVVGAERKQLASGLCLTETQVKVWFQNRRTKHKRQKLEEESPEAQQKRKGSQHVNRWRAATHQPGGEDVDVISDD